A stretch of the Verrucomicrobiia bacterium genome encodes the following:
- the gluQRS gene encoding tRNA glutamyl-Q(34) synthetase GluQRS gives MPGPPDTHRPYRGRLAPSPTGRLHLGHARTFWTAHCRARASGGTLVLRNEDLDRDRVRAAFVDTMLQDLRWLGIEWQEGPDLGGPFGPYNQSDRLPGYREAFQQLRNSGHLFPCTCSRRDIQAALQAPHATDEEPIYPGTCRTRSAAPDAVRTSWRFRVPAGRTVSFVDARAGVQAFVAGRDFGDFVVWRHDDLPAYQLACVVDDAAMGITEVVRGADLLISTARQLLIYEALNLAPPQFFHCPLLTDDRGVRLAKRHAALSLESLREAGHDPGELRATWETPCDSGEGDGTSAGR, from the coding sequence ATGCCCGGCCCTCCGGACACGCACCGTCCCTACCGGGGACGCCTGGCACCATCGCCCACCGGGCGGCTCCATCTGGGACACGCCCGCACTTTCTGGACGGCTCACTGCCGGGCGCGCGCGTCCGGCGGAACCTTGGTCTTGCGCAATGAGGATCTCGATCGCGACCGGGTGCGTGCCGCGTTTGTGGACACCATGTTGCAGGACCTGCGCTGGCTGGGCATCGAGTGGCAGGAAGGTCCCGACCTCGGCGGCCCCTTCGGGCCATACAACCAGAGCGACCGGCTGCCGGGGTACCGCGAGGCGTTCCAGCAACTGCGCAATTCCGGACACCTCTTTCCATGCACCTGTTCCCGGCGCGACATCCAGGCGGCGCTCCAGGCGCCGCACGCCACGGACGAAGAACCGATTTACCCAGGCACCTGCCGCACCCGGTCCGCGGCTCCAGACGCTGTCCGGACCTCCTGGCGGTTCCGGGTGCCTGCCGGGCGTACCGTGTCCTTCGTGGACGCCCGGGCAGGAGTCCAGGCATTCGTCGCCGGACGGGACTTCGGGGACTTTGTCGTGTGGCGCCACGATGACCTGCCGGCCTATCAGCTTGCCTGCGTAGTGGACGATGCCGCGATGGGCATCACCGAGGTCGTGCGCGGTGCCGACCTGCTGATCTCAACCGCCCGCCAGTTGCTGATCTATGAGGCGCTGAACCTCGCACCCCCGCAGTTCTTCCACTGCCCGCTGCTGACGGACGATCGAGGCGTCCGCCTCGCGAAGCGCCATGCGGCGCTGAGTCTGGAGTCGCTCCGCGAAGCGGGCCACGACCCTGGAGAACTCCGTGCCACCTGGGAAACGCCGTGCGATTCGGGCGAGGGTGACGGCACCTCTGCAGGCCGATGA